One part of the Rothia sp. ZJ932 genome encodes these proteins:
- a CDS encoding propionyl-CoA synthetase, producing the protein MVATRYAQEHERSIAQPEEFWLEAAQGISWVKEPKQALDESTAPLYRWFPDGELNTCFNAVDRHVLNGRGEQTAIIYDSAMQKLRQEITYAELLDQVSRFAGVLRAQGVEKGDRVLIYMPMIPQAYTAMLAVARLGAVHSVVFGGFAPNELAVRIDDCQPKVVVTTSGGLEPKRSIEYIPAVQSAIESSSVKPSTVVVYERAGFEYTIENARAQTNGTAWLSWEQEIQNASAVEPVTVKATDPLYILYTSGTTGTPKGVVRDNGGHAVALHWSMKNIYNLDAGDVMWTASDIGWVVGHSYIVYGPLLAGVTSVMYEGKPVGTPDAGAFWRVAQEAGVKALFTAPTALRAIRKADPEAELLKKYDLDTLETLFVAGERLDPETYHWAHEKLNKPVIDHWWQTETGWAICANLRGLEPMDVKAGSPSVAVPGYNLQVLDPLGEPVGSNEEGNLALKLPLPPGTLPTLWRNDERYRSSYLETFDGYYATGDSGYIDDDGYVYVMGRTDDVINVSGHRLSTGQMEQILASHPAIAECAVIGVADSLKGQRPSGYVVLKTGASIDAETLTRELIAKVRHELGAVADFKEVCIVEALPKTRSGKILRKTMREMADGLDYKIPSTIEDSSVLEGLLATMRSR; encoded by the coding sequence ATGGTCGCTACACGGTACGCTCAGGAGCATGAGCGTAGCATTGCACAACCCGAGGAATTTTGGTTGGAAGCTGCCCAGGGAATTAGCTGGGTGAAAGAACCCAAGCAGGCTCTGGATGAGAGTACTGCACCGCTGTACCGTTGGTTCCCCGACGGAGAACTCAACACGTGTTTCAATGCGGTCGATAGGCACGTGCTGAATGGTCGTGGTGAGCAGACCGCAATTATTTATGACTCCGCAATGCAGAAGCTGCGCCAGGAAATTACCTACGCAGAACTTCTGGATCAGGTTTCACGTTTTGCAGGTGTACTGCGTGCCCAAGGGGTTGAAAAAGGTGATCGGGTACTGATTTACATGCCCATGATTCCTCAGGCGTACACCGCCATGCTGGCAGTGGCGCGATTGGGCGCGGTGCATTCTGTTGTTTTTGGTGGCTTTGCCCCTAATGAGCTGGCGGTGCGCATTGACGACTGCCAACCGAAGGTAGTGGTAACCACATCGGGTGGTCTTGAGCCCAAGCGCTCAATCGAGTATATTCCCGCAGTGCAAAGCGCGATTGAAAGTAGCAGCGTAAAACCCTCTACCGTGGTGGTTTACGAGCGCGCAGGTTTTGAATATACGATTGAGAACGCCCGCGCTCAAACAAACGGAACCGCGTGGCTTTCATGGGAACAGGAAATACAGAACGCATCTGCGGTAGAGCCTGTCACTGTTAAGGCCACTGATCCGCTTTACATTCTGTACACCTCAGGTACTACAGGGACACCCAAAGGCGTTGTTCGTGATAACGGTGGCCACGCCGTTGCCCTGCACTGGTCGATGAAGAACATTTACAACCTCGATGCCGGGGACGTGATGTGGACAGCCTCTGACATTGGCTGGGTAGTGGGTCACTCCTATATTGTGTACGGGCCTCTGTTAGCGGGGGTTACCTCTGTGATGTATGAAGGTAAACCCGTGGGTACTCCGGACGCAGGTGCTTTTTGGAGGGTTGCTCAGGAAGCCGGGGTCAAGGCTCTCTTCACCGCTCCCACCGCTTTGCGCGCTATTCGTAAGGCTGATCCTGAGGCTGAGCTGCTCAAGAAGTACGACCTTGATACTTTAGAAACACTCTTTGTTGCAGGCGAACGTCTGGATCCCGAAACCTATCATTGGGCTCACGAAAAGCTCAACAAGCCCGTGATTGATCACTGGTGGCAGACCGAGACTGGTTGGGCAATTTGCGCTAATCTTCGCGGTCTTGAACCCATGGACGTCAAAGCGGGATCTCCCTCTGTTGCGGTGCCCGGCTATAACCTGCAGGTACTTGATCCTTTGGGTGAACCAGTGGGAAGCAATGAAGAAGGCAATCTCGCCCTGAAGCTACCTCTGCCGCCGGGTACCCTGCCCACTTTATGGAGGAACGATGAACGCTACCGTTCTTCTTACTTGGAGACATTCGACGGTTACTACGCAACGGGAGACTCAGGCTATATTGACGATGACGGTTACGTTTACGTGATGGGTAGAACCGACGACGTAATCAATGTTTCGGGGCACCGTTTATCAACTGGTCAGATGGAGCAAATCCTCGCGTCGCATCCTGCTATCGCTGAATGCGCTGTGATTGGTGTTGCCGATTCCCTCAAGGGGCAACGTCCTAGCGGGTACGTGGTACTGAAAACAGGGGCGAGCATTGATGCAGAGACCCTCACCCGGGAGCTCATTGCCAAGGTGCGCCACGAACTGGGCGCCGTCGCAGATTTCAAGGAAGTCTGCATCGTTGAGGCTCTACCCAAAACACGTTCGGGGAAGATTCTACGCAAAACCATGCGCGAAATGGCAGACGGACTCGATTACAAGATACCCTCGACCATCGAAGATTCTTCTGTGCTGGAGGGACTGCTTGCGACCATGCGCTCGCGATAA
- a CDS encoding GntR family transcriptional regulator: MNASEKAYTTLKEDILSTALEPGTVIGEVEQSERLGVSRTPLRAALERLKAEGLVVSGETRGNVVAPVSWEKVDQLYELRSALDPLAASLAALRGDSSHFMDLHERFLLAAQTVGSDSTDLTSYYTLVEELDRSIDEAANNDYLTQAQASLRVQLIRVRKLSKTNRERLEQAAHEHALIARSIAHKDSQLAQAITTVHLKNSLENIKQTIAPHR, encoded by the coding sequence ATGAACGCCAGCGAAAAAGCGTATACAACCCTCAAAGAAGACATACTCAGCACAGCTCTCGAACCAGGCACTGTGATTGGAGAGGTTGAACAATCTGAGCGCCTTGGCGTCTCACGCACTCCCCTCCGCGCAGCACTAGAACGTCTCAAAGCAGAAGGACTCGTTGTTTCTGGTGAAACCAGAGGAAACGTAGTTGCCCCCGTCTCTTGGGAAAAAGTCGACCAGCTCTACGAGTTACGGTCAGCTTTAGACCCCTTAGCGGCATCACTGGCTGCCCTACGAGGCGATTCATCCCACTTCATGGATCTTCACGAGAGGTTCCTGCTGGCCGCGCAGACAGTGGGTTCAGATTCAACAGACCTCACCTCCTACTACACACTTGTCGAAGAGTTAGATCGCTCCATCGACGAAGCAGCCAACAACGACTATCTCACCCAAGCACAAGCGTCCTTACGGGTTCAGCTCATCAGAGTCCGCAAACTTTCCAAAACAAATAGAGAAAGACTCGAACAAGCAGCCCACGAACACGCTTTGATTGCCAGAAGCATTGCCCATAAAGATTCACAGCTTGCCCAAGCAATCACAACAGTTCACCTCAAAAATTCACTCGAAAACATTAAACAAACGATTGCACCTCACCGTTGA
- a CDS encoding MmgE/PrpD family protein: protein MTVNHSVRVYRSEENLPREEQLAHKIATVATDPVEVLPEVEEMVINRIIDNASVALASLNRDPIISARDQALTHSPSSNGRGATLFGVDAATKVSPEWAAWANGVAVRELDYHDTFLAAEYSHPGDNIPPILAVAQHTGRSGLDLIRGLATGYEIQVDLVKAICLHKHKIDHVAHLAPSAAAGIGTLLNLETETIFQAVGQALHTTTATRQSRKGEISTWKAHAPAFAGKMAVEAVDRAMRGQTSPVPIYEGEDGVIAWLLDGPGARYEVPLPAAGEAKRGILDTYTKEHSAEYQAQAWIDLARKLNHERPELANPENIQSIVLHTSHHTHYVIGSGANDPQKYDPTATRETLDHSIPYIFTVMLQDGVWDHVGPYAPERAQRPDTVALWNKVTTAEDPEWTRRYHSTDISEKAFGGRAEITLADGTVISEEIAVADAHPLGARPFGRAEYIDKLRTLAEGIVAEDELNRFIDAAENLSSLGAGELDALNITAARTLSTGQGGIF from the coding sequence ATGACAGTTAACCACTCAGTACGGGTTTACCGCAGTGAAGAGAACCTGCCCCGTGAAGAACAGCTCGCCCACAAAATTGCCACGGTGGCAACAGACCCCGTAGAGGTTCTGCCCGAGGTTGAAGAGATGGTGATTAACCGTATTATCGATAACGCATCGGTTGCCCTTGCATCTTTGAACCGCGACCCCATCATCTCAGCTCGCGACCAGGCACTCACTCACTCCCCCAGCTCAAACGGACGCGGTGCCACCCTCTTTGGTGTGGACGCGGCAACCAAGGTTTCCCCCGAATGGGCAGCTTGGGCAAACGGAGTAGCTGTCCGAGAACTCGACTATCACGACACTTTCCTCGCCGCTGAATACTCGCACCCCGGCGACAACATTCCACCCATTCTCGCGGTAGCTCAGCACACCGGCAGAAGCGGACTCGACCTCATTCGAGGTCTAGCAACCGGCTACGAGATTCAGGTTGATTTGGTCAAAGCGATCTGCCTGCACAAACACAAGATTGACCACGTTGCTCACCTCGCTCCCTCAGCCGCTGCCGGCATCGGTACGCTTTTGAATCTAGAGACAGAAACCATCTTCCAAGCTGTCGGTCAGGCCTTGCACACCACCACCGCTACCCGCCAATCACGTAAGGGAGAAATCTCTACTTGGAAGGCACACGCACCCGCTTTTGCCGGCAAAATGGCTGTCGAAGCTGTCGATAGGGCAATGCGCGGTCAGACATCACCTGTTCCCATTTACGAAGGCGAAGACGGTGTTATCGCTTGGCTCCTTGATGGTCCCGGCGCCCGCTACGAAGTGCCCTTGCCCGCAGCAGGTGAAGCAAAACGGGGCATCCTTGATACATACACCAAGGAACATTCCGCGGAGTACCAGGCACAGGCATGGATCGATCTAGCGCGCAAGCTCAACCACGAACGTCCTGAACTTGCGAACCCCGAAAACATCCAGTCGATTGTTCTACACACCTCCCACCACACCCACTACGTTATTGGGTCAGGCGCCAACGACCCCCAGAAATACGATCCCACCGCAACACGCGAGACGCTGGATCACTCCATTCCCTATATCTTCACCGTCATGCTGCAAGACGGTGTATGGGATCACGTTGGACCCTACGCGCCCGAACGTGCCCAGCGCCCCGACACCGTAGCTTTGTGGAACAAGGTCACAACGGCTGAAGATCCCGAGTGGACCCGCCGTTACCACTCCACTGACATCAGCGAAAAAGCTTTCGGTGGCAGGGCTGAAATTACCTTGGCTGACGGAACCGTTATCAGCGAGGAAATCGCTGTTGCCGATGCCCACCCGCTCGGTGCGCGTCCCTTCGGACGCGCCGAATACATCGATAAGCTCCGTACCCTTGCCGAGGGCATCGTGGCAGAAGATGAACTCAACCGCTTTATCGATGCTGCAGAGAACCTCTCTTCCCTTGGTGCAGGCGAGCTTGATGCTCTCAACATCACCGCAGCACGCACACTTTCAACCGGTCAAGGAGGTATCTTCTAA
- the prpB gene encoding methylisocitrate lyase, with product MLYAHKTPAEKRLDLRQKLSSSTIQRFPGTFTPLSSRLIEEKGFEGIYISGAVLANELGFPDVGLTALSEVAQRAGQISRITNLPAIVDADTGFGEPMNVARTIQEFEEYGLAGCHIEDQFNPKRCGHLDNKNMVDLETATKRIKAAAEARRDPNFLIMARTDLRGVESLEATVDRIQALVDAGADAIFPEALKDLSEFETVCSAVDVPVLANMTEFGKSKLYTLKELENAGVSLVIYPVTLLRSSFGAMERVLETIERDGTQEAAVDEMFTRARLYDLVDYEAYNRFDTGIFNFEVPGKFTKA from the coding sequence ATGCTGTATGCTCACAAAACTCCGGCAGAAAAGCGACTTGATTTACGTCAAAAGCTATCAAGCTCCACCATTCAAAGGTTCCCCGGCACCTTCACACCTCTTTCGTCTAGGCTGATTGAAGAAAAGGGATTTGAAGGCATTTACATCTCGGGTGCGGTACTTGCCAATGAACTAGGGTTCCCTGATGTTGGGCTGACGGCTCTCTCAGAGGTAGCCCAACGCGCAGGTCAGATTTCCCGCATCACGAACCTTCCTGCAATCGTCGATGCTGATACCGGATTTGGCGAGCCGATGAACGTTGCCAGAACTATTCAAGAATTCGAAGAGTACGGTCTGGCAGGGTGCCATATTGAGGATCAATTCAACCCCAAACGGTGCGGTCACCTCGATAACAAGAATATGGTTGACCTTGAAACAGCCACCAAACGCATCAAAGCTGCCGCTGAAGCTAGACGCGATCCTAACTTCTTAATTATGGCGCGTACCGACCTACGCGGTGTTGAATCCTTAGAAGCAACCGTTGACCGTATTCAGGCGCTTGTCGATGCAGGGGCAGACGCTATTTTCCCCGAGGCTCTCAAAGACCTCAGCGAATTTGAGACAGTATGCTCCGCCGTTGATGTGCCGGTCTTGGCGAACATGACCGAATTCGGTAAAAGCAAGCTGTATACCCTTAAAGAACTCGAAAATGCAGGAGTCAGCCTGGTTATTTACCCTGTCACCCTGCTGCGTTCATCCTTTGGGGCTATGGAGCGCGTTCTTGAAACCATCGAACGAGATGGCACCCAGGAGGCAGCCGTTGATGAGATGTTCACCAGGGCAAGACTCTACGACCTGGTGGATTACGAAGCTTACAACCGCTTCGATACCGGCATTTTCAACTTTGAAGTACCCGGTAAATTCACTAAAGCTTAG
- a CDS encoding bifunctional 2-methylcitrate synthase/citrate synthase — protein MVADTDIKKGLAGVVADYTAVSKVNAETNSLLYRGYPVQELASTCKFEEVALLLWDGELPTAERKAEHIAYGRAHRSLGAELKAVIDALPLDCHPMDVCRTAVSFLGACDPKSEDSSAETELKKAWELFAVLPSIVCYDQRRRHGLELIEPRDDLDYSQNFLWMAFGKVPSDEVRDAFNTSMVLYAEHSFNASTFTARAITSTLSDLHSAVAGAIGALKGSLHGGANEAVMHTFNEIGIRSGESEEDAKARAKEWMDQALAEKKKIMGFGHRVYKNGDSRVPTMQDAFFRMVEHYNRNDMIGLYKGLAQSMDEAKGIKPNLDYPAGPTYHLMGFDTPTFTPIFVCARIAGWTAHILEQRASNSLIRPLSAYNGHNERHVS, from the coding sequence ATGGTCGCTGATACCGATATCAAAAAGGGGCTGGCGGGAGTAGTTGCAGATTACACCGCAGTCTCAAAAGTAAATGCAGAAACAAACTCACTGCTCTACCGCGGGTACCCCGTTCAAGAATTGGCTTCAACCTGTAAGTTTGAAGAAGTTGCTTTGTTGCTGTGGGACGGTGAACTACCTACTGCTGAACGCAAAGCTGAACATATAGCTTACGGTCGTGCCCACCGCAGTCTAGGTGCTGAGTTGAAGGCAGTCATTGATGCTTTACCGTTGGATTGCCATCCCATGGATGTTTGCCGTACAGCAGTTTCCTTTCTCGGTGCGTGCGACCCTAAAAGCGAGGATTCTTCGGCTGAAACAGAGTTGAAGAAAGCCTGGGAGCTCTTTGCGGTACTGCCTTCTATCGTGTGTTACGACCAGCGTAGACGCCACGGTCTTGAGCTCATTGAGCCACGAGATGACCTTGACTATAGCCAGAATTTTCTGTGGATGGCGTTTGGGAAGGTTCCTTCAGACGAGGTACGAGACGCTTTCAATACCTCCATGGTGCTCTACGCCGAGCATTCTTTCAACGCATCAACTTTCACAGCGAGGGCGATTACTTCTACCCTTTCTGATCTTCATTCAGCGGTAGCAGGCGCTATTGGCGCTCTCAAAGGCTCATTGCACGGTGGTGCGAACGAAGCTGTTATGCACACTTTCAATGAGATTGGCATTCGTTCTGGAGAGTCTGAAGAAGATGCTAAAGCTCGCGCTAAGGAGTGGATGGATCAAGCCCTAGCTGAAAAGAAGAAGATAATGGGCTTTGGACATCGCGTTTACAAGAACGGTGATTCCCGAGTACCTACCATGCAGGACGCGTTCTTCCGCATGGTTGAGCACTACAATCGAAACGACATGATTGGTTTGTATAAGGGTCTTGCACAGTCAATGGACGAGGCCAAGGGCATTAAGCCTAATCTGGATTATCCGGCTGGTCCTACCTATCACCTCATGGGATTTGACACCCCCACTTTCACTCCCATTTTTGTGTGTGCCCGTATCGCTGGGTGGACCGCACACATTTTGGAGCAGCGCGCGAGTAATTCTCTCATTCGCCCGCTCTCTGCTTATAACGGTCATAACGAACGTCATGTCAGCTAG
- the xerD gene encoding site-specific tyrosine recombinase XerD, with amino-acid sequence MSRPTASALTQAEEKPLTPLGRSVQKYLSHLVIERGLATNTVDSYTRDLNRYEHYLAEQGVIDAHRITTKHIRDFAVSLATGNVEVKPLSTRSIARVLVAVRGAHKFWLIEGITTTDAAATVAPPTPAQRLPKAISLERVQKLLEAPDSSTATGLRDRAILEFLYSTGARISEVTNVDLDDLSRTRATANSSQDAEATEPLATQVPAVVRLFGKGNKERIVPVGSYALKAIDDYLVRARPELAAKGKGTPALFVNARGSRLTRQGAWLILKKACDRAQLAEEISPHTLRHSYATHLLEGGADIRVVQELLGHASVNTTQIYTKVTAHTLREVFAAAHPRAR; translated from the coding sequence ATGAGCCGCCCCACCGCGTCCGCCCTGACCCAAGCAGAGGAAAAACCACTGACCCCACTGGGGCGAAGTGTGCAGAAGTATCTCAGCCACCTAGTGATTGAGCGGGGTCTGGCAACCAATACCGTTGATTCCTACACCCGCGATTTGAACCGTTATGAGCACTACCTGGCTGAGCAGGGTGTCATTGATGCCCACCGTATCACCACCAAACATATTCGCGATTTTGCGGTCTCCCTGGCAACCGGGAACGTTGAGGTTAAACCCCTGAGCACCCGCAGTATCGCCCGTGTTTTGGTGGCGGTTCGCGGTGCTCACAAATTTTGGTTGATCGAGGGCATAACGACAACGGACGCGGCTGCTACCGTTGCACCCCCAACCCCCGCCCAACGTCTGCCCAAAGCGATCTCTCTTGAGCGCGTCCAAAAACTTTTAGAAGCTCCTGATTCCTCGACCGCTACTGGTCTGCGTGATCGAGCGATTTTAGAGTTTCTCTATTCCACAGGCGCACGTATTAGTGAGGTCACTAACGTCGACCTTGACGACCTCTCGCGCACTCGCGCTACCGCCAATAGCTCGCAAGATGCGGAAGCCACCGAACCTCTGGCTACCCAGGTACCCGCTGTAGTTCGTTTGTTCGGTAAAGGAAATAAAGAACGCATTGTGCCTGTTGGCTCTTACGCGCTGAAAGCAATCGATGACTATCTCGTACGTGCCCGCCCAGAACTAGCAGCTAAAGGGAAGGGAACCCCCGCCCTCTTCGTGAACGCTCGTGGGAGCAGGCTCACCCGCCAGGGAGCTTGGCTGATTCTCAAAAAAGCCTGCGATAGGGCACAGCTTGCCGAGGAAATATCACCTCACACCCTGCGCCATTCCTACGCCACCCACTTATTAGAGGGCGGCGCAGATATACGCGTGGTCCAAGAATTATTAGGGCATGCTTCGGTGAACACCACCCAGATTTACACCAAAGTCACCGCCCATACCCTGCGCGAGGTCTTCGCAGCAGCCCACCCTAGAGCGCGGTAG
- a CDS encoding NUDIX hydrolase, protein MQQKLHADTGTAPRIDARAEVINQTQLADVVNPRFVRSHETKFEGYIWDVVREDFSLTEDGEALGRDFITHPGAVCISVLNDKNQILLINQYRQPVGMNLWEIPAGMLDVEGEDPLTAAKRELAEETDLQAEQWDLLMEYHNSPGCSAEANRMYLARGISEISATEKTQREGEEAEIIMRWFDLEEAVGAVLNARLHSPSANQAILATYAALQGGIVGAKPVDAPWPAHPYLRDGNYRGSLS, encoded by the coding sequence ATGCAACAAAAGCTCCACGCCGATACAGGCACCGCCCCGCGCATCGACGCCCGTGCAGAGGTGATAAACCAAACCCAGCTCGCTGATGTTGTGAACCCGCGGTTTGTGCGCTCGCACGAAACAAAGTTTGAAGGATACATCTGGGACGTGGTGCGAGAGGATTTTTCCCTCACCGAAGACGGTGAAGCACTAGGACGCGACTTCATTACTCACCCCGGTGCGGTCTGTATCTCCGTGCTCAATGATAAAAACCAGATTCTGCTCATCAACCAGTACCGTCAGCCGGTGGGCATGAACCTGTGGGAGATTCCTGCTGGAATGCTCGATGTTGAGGGCGAAGACCCTCTCACCGCAGCCAAGCGGGAGCTCGCCGAAGAAACGGATTTACAGGCTGAACAGTGGGATCTTCTCATGGAATATCACAACAGCCCAGGTTGTTCTGCTGAAGCAAACCGAATGTACTTAGCGCGTGGAATCAGCGAAATCTCAGCTACCGAAAAAACCCAGCGTGAAGGCGAAGAAGCTGAAATCATCATGCGCTGGTTCGACCTTGAAGAAGCCGTGGGCGCTGTACTCAACGCTCGTTTGCACAGCCCCAGCGCCAACCAGGCAATCCTCGCTACCTACGCCGCCCTACAAGGCGGGATTGTTGGTGCAAAACCTGTGGACGCGCCCTGGCCCGCTCACCCCTACCTGCGAGATGGCAACTACCGCGGCTCATTGAGCTAA
- a CDS encoding amidase: MNAHTDHPSWWGISLAELRDQVISGERSAAQLVRESLKRLNTYNAAHRIVLELNRQAEHEAQQVDEAIAFCHAEGDIAQRAEGALAGIPVVVKGNIAVRGLALSAGNPVFGQFVAEQDAPAVATLRNAGAIVLATVNTSEFAWHGTITASSLGGTTTNAYDESLSASGSSGASAVAVALGITPIAVGTDTCGSVVGPAAHAGLVGWRPTFGTLPTEGIVPLAPAQDTPGIIARSVADIQLVAGTLNLTQAEVSSGETARGVARHLRISYLEWPLQAPGAPSLTGSQRQKIRSAVAEKVRSSASLLMQREGMQEVECTLSAQEAHQLLPGSQYTEIALALEEFVASGACSDDVDSTHELVAHALKTALIDSATIERWLKYARTHPEALAESLMRGAEQRRAWLEYMRANSLDAIIYATSPETASHDWAGTAAAGLSSHGGSPSITVPIGKVNGLPVGLTVLTQPDADVLAMNIAGQLERLISTS, from the coding sequence GTGAACGCTCATACCGATCACCCTAGCTGGTGGGGCATAAGTCTTGCCGAACTGCGGGATCAGGTAATAAGCGGTGAACGAAGTGCAGCTCAGCTGGTACGAGAATCACTGAAGCGTTTGAACACTTACAATGCCGCTCACCGTATTGTCCTTGAACTTAACCGGCAGGCTGAACACGAAGCGCAGCAGGTTGATGAGGCTATCGCTTTTTGTCACGCTGAAGGGGACATCGCTCAGCGAGCAGAGGGCGCGCTAGCGGGAATCCCCGTGGTGGTGAAAGGCAACATCGCGGTACGGGGCTTGGCACTGAGCGCCGGTAACCCTGTCTTTGGTCAGTTCGTTGCTGAGCAGGACGCTCCGGCGGTTGCCACCTTGAGGAACGCCGGTGCGATTGTGCTAGCGACGGTGAACACCTCTGAATTCGCTTGGCACGGTACCATCACCGCTTCTAGCCTAGGTGGCACTACGACTAACGCCTATGATGAGTCCTTGAGCGCATCCGGTTCTAGCGGGGCTAGCGCTGTTGCGGTAGCGCTGGGAATCACCCCGATAGCTGTGGGCACTGATACCTGCGGGTCTGTGGTGGGTCCGGCAGCTCACGCGGGTTTGGTGGGTTGGCGTCCGACCTTTGGAACGCTACCAACCGAGGGTATCGTTCCGCTGGCACCGGCACAAGATACGCCCGGCATTATTGCCCGCAGCGTTGCTGATATACAACTGGTTGCAGGGACCTTGAACCTGACCCAGGCAGAAGTTTCTTCTGGGGAAACCGCCAGGGGAGTGGCGCGTCATCTTCGCATTAGTTACCTTGAGTGGCCGCTTCAGGCACCGGGGGCACCGAGTCTTACCGGGAGCCAGCGTCAAAAGATTCGCTCTGCAGTAGCTGAGAAGGTGCGATCGAGTGCCTCCCTCTTGATGCAACGTGAGGGAATGCAGGAAGTTGAGTGTACGCTTTCTGCCCAAGAAGCCCACCAGCTATTACCGGGTAGCCAATACACTGAGATTGCCCTTGCTCTTGAGGAGTTCGTTGCCTCAGGCGCGTGCTCAGATGATGTAGACTCTACCCACGAACTGGTAGCGCATGCGCTAAAAACTGCCCTGATCGATTCTGCAACGATCGAACGTTGGCTAAAGTATGCTCGCACCCACCCGGAAGCCTTGGCTGAATCGCTGATGCGCGGGGCAGAGCAACGGCGAGCATGGCTGGAATATATGCGAGCCAACAGCCTTGACGCGATCATCTACGCTACCAGTCCTGAAACTGCCTCACACGATTGGGCTGGCACAGCCGCCGCCGGGTTAAGTTCCCACGGCGGCTCACCGAGTATCACCGTGCCCATCGGGAAAGTCAACGGGTTACCCGTAGGGCTCACCGTCCTCACCCAACCGGACGCGGATGTGTTAGCAATGAACATCGCCGGTCAGCTAGAGCGCCTTATCTCCACCAGCTGA